From one Candidatus Hydrogenedentota bacterium genomic stretch:
- a CDS encoding DUF2971 domain-containing protein, translated as MSKEMFFSSPAQLNDPFDCRIPLNFYGGTDEEIKSEWLANASERYPHLQGRALTKRINKDITRYSKIRDNPSKRDKTEEYIARDLLKGFGLFSMSANRQCILLWSHYADAHKGYCVGFNTNMLKRDFISVRPTNNPKSVCALFPVSYTHSYPQLSCFGTKEEKIRNLNRALTTKSNVWQYEEEYRLIIMNESNIAITFNEDAVNSVILGALMEESGRKLLLGSLRKWRKIPNVFQAVKSRRAFGLDFCSITI; from the coding sequence ATGAGTAAAGAAATGTTCTTTTCATCTCCAGCACAGCTCAATGATCCCTTTGACTGTCGAATCCCTCTAAACTTCTATGGAGGAACAGATGAGGAGATTAAATCAGAGTGGTTAGCTAATGCCTCCGAAAGATACCCACATCTACAGGGGAGAGCCCTAACAAAACGAATAAATAAAGACATAACAAGATATTCTAAAATACGAGATAATCCTAGTAAACGCGACAAAACCGAAGAATACATCGCGCGCGACCTACTGAAGGGTTTCGGCCTGTTTTCGATGTCCGCTAACCGACAATGCATACTACTATGGTCGCATTATGCCGATGCGCACAAAGGGTACTGCGTCGGTTTCAATACGAATATGCTAAAAAGAGACTTCATTAGTGTGAGACCAACGAATAACCCAAAGAGCGTCTGCGCACTCTTTCCTGTGAGTTATACCCATAGTTACCCACAATTATCCTGCTTTGGAACGAAGGAAGAAAAAATACGTAATCTAAACAGGGCGCTAACTACAAAGTCCAATGTCTGGCAGTACGAAGAGGAGTATAGGTTGATCATTATGAATGAATCGAATATTGCGATCACGTTCAACGAAGATGCGGTCAATTCTGTGATCCTAGGTGCTCTCATGGAAGAAAGTGGTCGAAAACTCCTTCTTGGCAGCCTAAGGAAATGGAGGAAGATTCCGAATGTCTTCCAGGCGGTGAAGAGTCGCCGCGCATTTGGGCTAGATTTTTGTTCTATTACCATTTAG
- a CDS encoding right-handed parallel beta-helix repeat-containing protein produces the protein MLASCATVSDPSGQQVLPRRAPGVSLHVSPDGADTNDGSAGTPFATLEAARDRLRALRAANALPDNGAEVVVHGGVYPVSQTFALGAEDSGTPEAPVVFRAAKGEVPVFSGGARLSGFRPLEDAERLALLPEEARGKVVCLDLKPLGVAPMPPLVLGGAGSGNGFATHPVPELFFNGEPMTMARYPNTGMLAAGRPLVEDGHTIHGMKGSKTGRFLYEDPRHARWAAEPDGFLYGYWFFDWADSYERIAGVNPETREVTLAEPPHTYGYREGARYYAVNLFSEMDLPGEWWLDRRNAVVYFLPPSDPAEAEVLLSLLSEPLAAMDQAAHVRFAGITWELGAGDAVRVAGGEDVVFAGCTVRRCGGGAFLVAGGKNHGVLSCDIYSMGRGGVSLSGGDRKTLEPCGHFVENCHIHHLSRVDHTYTPAVLAGGVGVRVSHTLMHHINSSALRVNGNDHLIELNEAHNVLLESDDQGGADMWGDPTYLGNVYRHNYWHHLGNWRRDQAAELGCGQAGIRLDDAISGVLIEGNIFHKASAGKTGFGGVQIHGGKDNLLLNNVFSDCEAAVSFSPWGEERWREFIKPRIESDAIDPALYTARYPVYSGLWDNANGNHLKGNVALNCGKLTLRAPKNVVQEGTLTDPPASLFAAPDRGDFTMNAAAARRAGVPVIPFERIGLYKDAFRKELPSEEVAAARAEQ, from the coding sequence ATGCTTGCATCCTGCGCAACGGTGTCCGACCCCAGCGGTCAGCAGGTGCTGCCCCGCCGCGCGCCGGGGGTGTCGCTGCATGTCTCTCCGGACGGGGCGGACACGAATGACGGGTCGGCGGGAACGCCCTTTGCCACGCTGGAGGCCGCGCGGGACCGGCTGCGAGCGTTGCGCGCCGCCAATGCCCTGCCGGACAACGGGGCCGAGGTGGTGGTGCATGGGGGTGTGTACCCCGTGTCGCAGACCTTTGCCCTGGGTGCGGAGGATTCCGGCACCCCCGAAGCCCCCGTTGTGTTCCGCGCGGCGAAGGGGGAGGTGCCGGTCTTCTCGGGCGGCGCCCGGCTGTCCGGCTTCCGGCCGCTGGAGGACGCGGAACGGCTCGCCCTCCTGCCGGAGGAGGCCCGGGGAAAGGTGGTCTGCCTGGACCTGAAGCCCCTGGGCGTCGCGCCGATGCCCCCGCTGGTCCTGGGCGGCGCGGGCAGCGGCAACGGCTTCGCCACGCATCCGGTCCCCGAACTCTTCTTCAACGGGGAGCCGATGACGATGGCCCGCTACCCCAACACGGGCATGCTGGCCGCGGGCCGGCCCCTGGTGGAGGACGGCCACACGATCCACGGGATGAAGGGCAGCAAGACGGGCCGTTTTCTGTATGAAGACCCCCGGCACGCCCGCTGGGCCGCCGAGCCCGACGGATTTCTCTACGGCTACTGGTTCTTCGACTGGGCCGACTCCTATGAGCGGATCGCCGGCGTGAACCCCGAAACCCGCGAGGTCACCCTCGCCGAGCCCCCCCACACCTACGGCTACCGCGAGGGCGCGCGCTATTACGCCGTCAACCTCTTCTCCGAGATGGACCTGCCCGGCGAGTGGTGGCTTGACCGGCGGAACGCGGTGGTCTATTTCCTCCCGCCGTCCGACCCGGCGGAAGCCGAAGTGCTGCTTTCCCTCCTTTCGGAGCCCTTGGCGGCGATGGACCAGGCGGCCCATGTCCGCTTCGCCGGGATTACCTGGGAACTCGGCGCGGGCGACGCCGTCCGGGTGGCCGGCGGCGAGGACGTGGTCTTCGCCGGATGCACCGTCCGCCGCTGCGGGGGGGGCGCCTTCCTCGTGGCGGGCGGCAAGAACCACGGGGTGCTCTCCTGCGACATTTACTCCATGGGGCGGGGCGGGGTCAGCCTCAGCGGCGGCGACCGGAAGACCCTGGAGCCCTGCGGGCACTTCGTCGAGAACTGCCACATCCACCACCTGTCCCGGGTGGACCACACCTACACCCCCGCCGTGCTCGCGGGGGGCGTCGGCGTCCGTGTGTCGCACACCCTCATGCACCACATCAACAGCAGCGCCCTGCGGGTCAACGGGAACGACCATCTCATCGAGCTGAACGAGGCCCACAACGTGCTGCTGGAGTCGGACGACCAGGGCGGCGCGGACATGTGGGGCGACCCCACCTACCTCGGCAACGTGTACCGCCACAACTACTGGCACCACCTCGGCAACTGGCGGCGCGACCAGGCCGCGGAGCTGGGCTGCGGCCAGGCGGGCATCCGCCTCGACGACGCCATCTCCGGCGTGCTCATCGAGGGGAACATCTTCCACAAGGCGTCGGCGGGCAAGACCGGCTTTGGCGGCGTGCAGATCCACGGCGGCAAGGACAACCTGCTCCTGAACAACGTGTTCTCGGACTGCGAGGCCGCCGTCAGCTTCTCGCCCTGGGGCGAGGAGCGCTGGCGCGAGTTCATCAAGCCCCGCATTGAGTCGGACGCCATTGACCCCGCCCTCTATACGGCGCGGTATCCCGTGTATTCCGGGCTTTGGGACAATGCCAACGGCAACCACTTGAAGGGGAACGTCGCCCTCAACTGCGGCAAGCTCACCCTGCGCGCCCCCAAGAATGTCGTGCAGGAAGGCACCCTGACGGACCCGCCCGCGTCCCTTTTCGCCGCGCCGGATCGGGGAGACTTCACAATGAACGCCGCTGCCGCGCGGAGGGCGGGCGTTCCCGTCATCCCCTTTGAACGGATCGGGTTGTACAAGGACGCCTTCCGGAAGGAGCTTCCCTCGGAGGAAGTCGCCGCGGCCCGGGCGGAGCAATAG
- a CDS encoding ribonuclease D — translation MAEQYQLIADAAGWAVCYEALRRAPRFAVDVEANSLHAYRERVCLLQFSTEDEDFIVDPLAGLDLSPLGGLLADPAVEKVFHSADYDLALLRTQYNWTVCNLFDTMWAGRVLGFKKMGLAAVLEDLLGVCLSKKFQKANWARRPLPENWLDYAANDTRYLLPLRDQLADRLEAADCMVEAREIFAAGCEVDPIVRQFDVESFWTIQGVRALEPRAQAIFRALFVWRESEAKRRDTPPFKVINNQSLLLVAKAAVDGEGPLTRAPGVSDKTLARMGGGLQQAVEKGRRAPLPKPPKRGERKQTGKPGFLQRYDALLEWRKQAAQLRGVESDVIISRRAAKELAEKCPCTPEDLEGIQSLGPYRRTCYAGDILKVLKETK, via the coding sequence GTGGCTGAACAGTACCAATTGATAGCCGATGCCGCCGGATGGGCGGTGTGTTATGAGGCCTTGCGGCGCGCGCCGCGCTTTGCGGTGGACGTCGAGGCGAACAGCCTTCACGCCTACCGCGAGCGGGTGTGCCTGCTCCAGTTTTCCACGGAGGACGAAGATTTTATCGTGGATCCCCTGGCCGGGCTGGACCTGTCGCCGCTGGGCGGCCTGTTGGCCGACCCGGCGGTGGAGAAGGTTTTCCACTCGGCGGACTACGACCTGGCCCTGCTGAGGACGCAGTACAACTGGACGGTCTGCAACCTTTTCGACACCATGTGGGCCGGCAGGGTGCTGGGGTTCAAGAAGATGGGGCTGGCGGCGGTGCTGGAGGACCTGCTGGGGGTCTGCCTGTCCAAGAAGTTCCAAAAGGCCAACTGGGCGCGCCGCCCCCTGCCGGAGAACTGGCTGGACTACGCCGCCAACGACACGCGGTACCTGCTGCCCCTGCGGGACCAGCTGGCCGACCGGCTTGAGGCGGCGGACTGCATGGTGGAGGCGCGGGAGATATTCGCCGCAGGCTGCGAGGTGGACCCGATTGTGCGGCAGTTTGACGTGGAGTCCTTCTGGACCATCCAGGGGGTTCGAGCCCTGGAGCCGCGGGCCCAGGCCATCTTCCGCGCCCTCTTTGTCTGGCGGGAGTCCGAGGCGAAACGGCGCGACACGCCGCCGTTCAAGGTGATCAACAACCAGTCCCTGCTGCTGGTCGCCAAGGCCGCCGTGGACGGGGAGGGGCCCCTGACCCGCGCGCCGGGCGTTTCAGACAAGACGCTGGCCCGGATGGGCGGCGGCCTCCAGCAGGCGGTGGAAAAGGGCCGCAGGGCCCCCCTGCCCAAGCCCCCCAAGCGGGGGGAGCGCAAACAGACCGGCAAGCCCGGCTTTCTCCAGCGGTACGACGCCCTGCTCGAATGGCGCAAACAGGCGGCGCAGCTTCGCGGTGTCGAGTCCGATGTCATCATTTCCCGCAGGGCCGCGAAGGAACTGGCGGAGAAGTGTCCCTGCACGCCGGAGGACCTGGAGGGGATCCAGTCCCTGGGGCCGTACCGCCGGACCTGCTACGCCGGCGACATTCTCAAGGTGCTCAAGGAAACCAAGTGA
- a CDS encoding FKBP-type peptidyl-prolyl cis-trans isomerase — protein MRTSLMFAMPVVLLSAVVSAQDGAKEKSPAVLENDTAKISYMIGLKFGSDVKGAGLELDMAAFGAAVDDMLKDREPALTQEQMAEVQNVLRERMAAKQKELQEKSDAEAAAFLSANGARPEVKTTASGLQYEALTEGTGPMPKETDTVSVHYKGSLLDGTVFDSSYDRGEPANFKVNGLIPGWVEALQLMKVGSKWKLFIPSELGYGDGGTRGIPPGATLVFEMELLEIKASEQPAGGDNAQGGDSQTITIQ, from the coding sequence ATGAGAACGTCCCTGATGTTTGCTATGCCGGTAGTCCTGCTGTCCGCCGTGGTTTCCGCGCAGGACGGCGCCAAGGAGAAGAGTCCCGCCGTGCTGGAGAACGACACGGCCAAGATTAGTTACATGATCGGCCTGAAGTTCGGCAGCGATGTGAAGGGCGCGGGCCTGGAGCTGGACATGGCGGCGTTCGGCGCCGCGGTGGATGACATGCTCAAGGACCGCGAGCCGGCGCTGACCCAGGAGCAGATGGCGGAGGTGCAGAACGTGCTGCGCGAGAGGATGGCCGCGAAACAGAAGGAGCTGCAGGAGAAGAGCGACGCGGAGGCGGCGGCGTTTCTCAGCGCCAACGGCGCGCGTCCGGAGGTGAAGACGACGGCCAGCGGGCTCCAGTACGAGGCGCTGACCGAGGGCACGGGCCCCATGCCGAAGGAGACGGACACAGTGAGCGTGCATTACAAGGGCTCGCTGCTGGACGGCACGGTGTTTGACAGCTCCTACGACCGCGGCGAACCGGCGAACTTCAAGGTCAACGGCCTGATTCCCGGCTGGGTCGAGGCGCTTCAGCTGATGAAGGTCGGGTCGAAGTGGAAGCTCTTCATCCCGTCGGAGCTGGGCTACGGCGACGGCGGCACGCGCGGGATTCCGCCCGGCGCCACGCTGGTCTTTGAGATGGAACTGCTGGAGATCAAGGCCTCCGAGCAGCCCGCGGGCGGCGACAATGCCCAGGGCGGCGACAGCCAGACCATCACGATCCAGTAA
- a CDS encoding response regulator, with protein MGGAAGRKALIVDDEADLRLVLGEFLREEGWSVLEAGDGDDALWQAISKHPDVIILDVTMRDREDGFRVYRELRGDRRTEHIPVIFLTAVNELELGTPHTEATVAERFGVPEPEAFLSKPFDMGEVQAALARIFGE; from the coding sequence ATGGGCGGCGCGGCGGGACGCAAGGCGCTGATTGTGGACGACGAGGCGGACCTCCGCCTGGTGCTGGGGGAGTTCCTGCGGGAGGAGGGGTGGTCCGTGCTGGAGGCCGGGGACGGCGACGACGCCCTCTGGCAGGCCATCTCGAAACACCCCGACGTGATCATTCTGGATGTGACCATGCGGGACCGGGAGGACGGGTTCCGTGTCTACCGGGAACTGAGAGGGGACCGGCGCACCGAACACATCCCCGTCATCTTCCTGACGGCAGTGAACGAGCTGGAGCTGGGCACCCCCCACACGGAGGCGACGGTGGCCGAACGCTTCGGCGTTCCGGAACCGGAGGCTTTCCTGAGCAAACCCTTTGACATGGGGGAGGTTCAGGCAGC